A region from the Maridesulfovibrio zosterae DSM 11974 genome encodes:
- a CDS encoding RsbRD N-terminal domain-containing protein: MSLVQKLSEKKEELAEKWYDLVLGSYPKETQEVWRSNHDRFTNPVGVTIKKITRELVDLILEWKSADDLANSLDELIKIRTVQDFAPSKALSFVFLFKKLLRDEFMEELKSEGKLDELLAFEARIDNLGLIAFDIYTKNRDLIAQMRIEEVKRSHHMLLRRVNKIEDASAKGAGQV; the protein is encoded by the coding sequence ATGAGTCTTGTACAAAAATTGTCGGAAAAAAAAGAAGAGCTGGCAGAAAAATGGTATGATCTGGTTCTTGGTTCTTATCCTAAGGAAACTCAGGAAGTCTGGAGATCCAATCATGACCGTTTTACAAATCCTGTCGGTGTTACCATCAAGAAAATTACCAGAGAATTGGTGGATTTAATCCTTGAATGGAAAAGTGCCGACGATCTTGCAAATTCCCTTGATGAATTGATCAAAATAAGAACAGTTCAGGATTTTGCACCATCTAAAGCTTTAAGTTTTGTCTTTCTTTTTAAGAAACTCCTGAGAGACGAGTTCATGGAGGAACTGAAAAGTGAAGGTAAACTTGATGAGTTGCTCGCGTTTGAGGCCCGGATTGATAATCTGGGGCTTATCGCGTTTGACATCTATACCAAGAATAGGGACTTGATTGCGCAAATGAGAATTGAAGAGGTTAAAAGATCTCATCATATGCTCCTTCGGCGGGTCAACAAAATCGAGGACGCTTCGGCCAAAGGGGCCGGACAGGTGTAG
- the sfsA gene encoding DNA/RNA nuclease SfsA — MSEPLILYPKGCRKAIFIRRYKRFTVEARLDGRIIGVHTNNTGSMLGLLREGQEIFISPAQNPDRKLKWTLEAVMPDGEMIGVNTAVPNKILQLAFETGNLPELKGYTDLKREAKTGKSRLDGLFTDASNKLPNLWVECKNVTLVEDEVACFPDAQTERGRKHIVELMDLADGGDRVALFFFIQRTDGKCFGPADVVDPEYAELFYKAIEKKVECWAYEAVINEQGISVGKKLPLTNCK; from the coding sequence ATGTCAGAACCGTTAATTTTGTATCCTAAAGGATGCCGCAAAGCTATTTTTATCCGAAGATATAAAAGATTTACTGTTGAAGCACGCCTTGACGGCCGGATAATCGGGGTTCACACCAATAATACGGGATCTATGCTCGGTCTTCTCCGAGAAGGACAGGAAATATTCATTTCTCCAGCCCAGAATCCTGATAGAAAACTTAAATGGACATTGGAAGCAGTAATGCCGGATGGTGAGATGATCGGCGTTAACACGGCTGTCCCCAATAAAATTCTTCAACTGGCTTTCGAAACTGGTAATCTCCCGGAACTGAAAGGCTACACTGACCTTAAGCGTGAAGCCAAAACAGGTAAAAGCCGTCTTGATGGTCTATTCACAGACGCAAGTAATAAACTGCCCAACCTGTGGGTTGAATGCAAAAATGTTACTCTCGTCGAAGATGAAGTTGCCTGTTTTCCAGACGCTCAGACCGAGCGTGGGCGTAAACATATTGTTGAATTAATGGATTTGGCTGATGGAGGTGACCGGGTCGCGCTTTTCTTTTTTATCCAGAGGACTGATGGAAAATGTTTCGGTCCGGCTGATGTAGTTGACCCTGAATACGCAGAACTTTTTTACAAGGCTATTGAGAAAAAAGTCGAATGCTGGGCATACGAAGCTGTCATAAACGAACAAGGAATCTCTGTCGGCAAGAAACTACCGCTAACAAACTGTAAGTAA
- a CDS encoding ferritin: MSNKVLEKALNEHLNAELYSAYLYLSMSAYFSNIGLSGFANWMRVQAQEEQFHAMKFYDYINERGGCVKLTAIDAPEIKWENPLACIEAVLEHEQKVTALINHLVDLAIEERDHATNIFLQWFVTEQVEEEDNVNDVLSKVRLIEGKGNGMFIMDKELGARVFTPPVA; the protein is encoded by the coding sequence ATGTCCAACAAAGTTCTTGAAAAAGCACTTAACGAACACCTTAATGCCGAGCTTTACTCTGCTTACCTTTATCTCTCCATGTCAGCTTATTTCAGCAACATTGGACTGAGCGGGTTTGCAAACTGGATGAGAGTTCAGGCTCAGGAAGAACAATTCCACGCTATGAAGTTCTATGATTACATCAATGAACGTGGCGGATGTGTAAAGCTTACAGCTATTGATGCTCCTGAAATTAAGTGGGAAAACCCTCTTGCGTGCATTGAAGCTGTTCTTGAGCATGAGCAGAAAGTAACTGCTCTGATTAACCATCTTGTTGATCTTGCGATTGAGGAAAGAGATCACGCGACCAATATCTTCCTGCAGTGGTTTGTAACTGAGCAGGTAGAAGAGGAAGATAACGTGAATGACGTTCTGAGTAAGGTGAGATTGATTGAGGGAAAAGGCAACGGTATGTTCATCATGGACAAAGAACTTGGCGCACGGGTTTTTACCCCGCCGGTTGCATAA
- the cydB gene encoding cytochrome d ubiquinol oxidase subunit II, translating into MLESIWFLLWGLLWAIYFMLDGYDLGLGAMMPFLAKSEKDRQTIYKSMGPFWDGNEVWLITAGGVTFAAFPKAYAVMFSGLYTALMLLLIALIIRGVAFEFRGLVESDWSRKFWDKATVVGSFLPALLLGVAFANIFMGLPLDENGVFQGNIFTLLNPYGLGGGILFVLLFAQHGCLWLAVRTTGELNERAGNLATVLWPVLVAVYVAFLALTGVYTQLLGNYLAYPALLLILVIPVFAIVKVRVLITERKWWKAWICSSALIVSTTMFGVIGLFPALLPSSINPAYSITIHNAASSQLTLKIMLTVALIMVPIVIAYQFWMHKVFATKITDEDLGY; encoded by the coding sequence ATGTTAGAATCCATATGGTTCTTGTTATGGGGCTTGCTCTGGGCCATTTACTTTATGCTTGATGGATATGATCTGGGGCTTGGAGCAATGATGCCTTTTCTTGCAAAAAGTGAGAAAGACAGACAGACAATCTATAAATCAATGGGCCCCTTCTGGGACGGTAATGAAGTTTGGTTGATCACAGCCGGTGGTGTAACTTTTGCTGCATTTCCTAAGGCATATGCAGTTATGTTCAGTGGTCTTTACACTGCTCTTATGTTGCTTCTCATCGCACTCATCATAAGAGGCGTTGCTTTTGAATTCAGAGGCCTTGTTGAAAGTGACTGGTCTCGCAAATTCTGGGATAAGGCTACCGTAGTAGGAAGTTTTCTTCCTGCTTTGCTGCTAGGTGTCGCCTTTGCAAACATTTTCATGGGGCTTCCTCTTGATGAAAACGGCGTATTCCAAGGCAATATTTTCACCTTGTTGAATCCTTACGGTCTTGGCGGCGGTATTCTTTTTGTATTGCTTTTTGCTCAGCATGGCTGTCTCTGGCTGGCAGTACGCACAACCGGTGAACTAAATGAACGCGCAGGAAATCTTGCGACTGTGTTGTGGCCGGTACTTGTCGCTGTTTATGTTGCCTTTTTGGCTCTCACAGGTGTATATACACAGTTACTCGGCAATTATCTGGCCTACCCGGCTTTATTGCTGATACTTGTGATTCCGGTCTTTGCAATAGTTAAAGTTCGTGTACTGATAACTGAACGCAAATGGTGGAAGGCATGGATTTGTTCTTCAGCTCTTATTGTCTCAACTACCATGTTCGGTGTGATTGGATTGTTCCCGGCTTTGCTTCCTTCTAGCATTAATCCGGCATACTCAATTACTATTCATAATGCGGCTTCAAGTCAGCTGACTCTTAAGATTATGCTGACAGTTGCACTGATCATGGTACCAATCGTCATCGCTTACCAGTTTTGGATGCATAAGGTCTTTGCAACCAAAATTACTGATGAAGATCTGGGTTATTAA
- a CDS encoding cytochrome ubiquinol oxidase subunit I, whose product MDVLMLSRLQFAMATMFHFIFVPLTLGLSVMVAVMETMYASTGKEIYLRMTKFWGKLFVINFVLGIVTGITLEFQFGTNWSRYSEYVGDIFGSLLAIEATVAFFMESTFLAAWIFGWKKFSPKVHAMFIWIVAISSNISAVWIILANGWMQNPVGYVIRNGRAELDDFTAVISNSFAWGQFFHNGFAAFMVASFFVMGISAYHLLRKNEVEFFTKSFKMGLVTAFIFSIAVAAQGHSHAQTVAVKQPEKLAAMEALWDTAENGAPMYLLQMPDEKNETNSVEFLGIPGGLSFLAFNSFDAPVKGLKEWPKEDRPPVTITFLAFRLMVGLGTLFPLLCIWGWLKRKNLTENKLYLKVMLLAIPLPYIATWAGWAVAEVGRQPWIVYGIMKTSDAVSPIVTSQVAFSFIALTSLYTLLGAAELFLLAKFARKGPEPEKA is encoded by the coding sequence ATGGATGTTCTGATGCTGTCAAGGCTACAATTCGCCATGGCAACAATGTTCCACTTCATTTTCGTACCACTCACACTGGGACTTTCCGTAATGGTTGCCGTAATGGAAACTATGTACGCAAGCACAGGTAAAGAAATTTACCTGCGCATGACCAAATTTTGGGGAAAGTTATTCGTCATTAACTTTGTTCTTGGTATCGTTACAGGTATCACGCTTGAATTTCAGTTCGGAACGAACTGGTCCCGTTATTCTGAGTATGTAGGGGATATTTTTGGATCACTTTTGGCTATTGAAGCTACAGTGGCCTTTTTTATGGAGTCGACTTTTCTTGCCGCATGGATTTTCGGCTGGAAAAAGTTTTCACCGAAAGTTCATGCAATGTTTATTTGGATTGTAGCAATTTCATCTAATATATCAGCTGTCTGGATTATTCTAGCCAATGGATGGATGCAGAATCCCGTTGGTTATGTTATCAGAAACGGTCGAGCTGAGTTAGATGATTTTACTGCCGTAATCTCCAATTCCTTTGCATGGGGACAGTTTTTCCATAACGGTTTTGCCGCTTTTATGGTTGCCAGTTTTTTTGTTATGGGCATCAGTGCTTACCATCTGCTGCGTAAAAACGAAGTGGAGTTTTTCACTAAGTCATTTAAAATGGGACTTGTTACAGCTTTTATTTTTTCTATTGCTGTTGCAGCTCAAGGTCATTCTCACGCTCAGACTGTTGCTGTTAAGCAGCCTGAGAAGCTTGCTGCTATGGAAGCTCTCTGGGATACAGCTGAGAATGGGGCTCCAATGTATCTCCTTCAGATGCCTGACGAGAAAAATGAAACTAATTCTGTTGAATTTCTGGGTATCCCCGGTGGGCTTAGTTTTCTTGCTTTCAACAGCTTTGATGCTCCTGTTAAAGGACTCAAAGAGTGGCCTAAAGAAGACCGTCCTCCAGTCACCATTACCTTTCTTGCTTTCCGCCTAATGGTCGGACTTGGTACTCTCTTCCCGCTTCTGTGCATCTGGGGCTGGCTGAAGAGGAAAAATCTTACTGAGAACAAGCTATACCTGAAGGTAATGCTTCTTGCTATTCCATTGCCTTATATTGCGACCTGGGCAGGCTGGGCTGTTGCTGAAGTAGGACGCCAGCCGTGGATTGTTTATGGTATCATGAAGACAAGCGATGCTGTCTCGCCTATCGTAACAAGTCAGGTGGCCTTTTCATTTATTGCTCTGACTTCTCTATACACCCTGCTGGGTGCTGCAGAGTTGTTCCTGCTGGCAAAATTTGCCCGTAAAGGACCTGAACCTGAGAAGGCTTAA
- a CDS encoding DVU0298 family protein, producing the protein MAVGRKIKKAVVTALACDDWDLEFSKLMDQHSMQTLIAPLFSSLCAPAVIVRWHGVTCFGKVVSKLATEDAPRARIVMRRIMWMLNEESGGCAWGVPEAMGEITAVNNLMAEEYGRILLSYCHAEEGKPENYLEFTTLLRGAVWGVARLAQDRPEMVIPAGNDLIGFLQNSDPVIAGTACWGLGALKSLKSVKALEALQDNDTVIDIYKDCLLQSVSVGRLAQEALDKISRG; encoded by the coding sequence ATGGCTGTAGGACGGAAAATAAAAAAAGCAGTAGTGACTGCTTTAGCTTGTGATGATTGGGATTTAGAGTTTTCAAAACTCATGGATCAGCATTCAATGCAAACTCTCATTGCTCCACTTTTTTCATCGCTTTGTGCTCCTGCTGTAATCGTTCGCTGGCATGGTGTTACATGTTTTGGTAAAGTTGTTTCAAAGCTAGCAACTGAAGATGCTCCGCGAGCACGAATAGTAATGCGCCGGATAATGTGGATGCTCAATGAGGAATCAGGTGGATGTGCCTGGGGCGTACCTGAAGCAATGGGAGAGATTACAGCTGTAAATAATCTCATGGCCGAAGAGTATGGACGAATTCTTTTGAGTTATTGCCACGCAGAAGAGGGAAAACCAGAGAACTATCTTGAATTCACAACTCTGCTCAGGGGAGCAGTATGGGGTGTAGCAAGACTTGCGCAGGACAGACCTGAAATGGTTATTCCAGCAGGGAATGATCTTATAGGCTTTCTGCAAAACTCTGATCCGGTCATTGCAGGTACTGCATGTTGGGGGCTTGGTGCTTTAAAATCATTAAAATCTGTCAAAGCACTTGAAGCTTTGCAGGATAATGATACTGTTATTGATATTTACAAAGACTGTTTACTGCAATCAGTATCAGTGGGAAGGTTGGCACAGGAGGCTCTGGATAAAATTTCCAGAGGTTAA
- a CDS encoding FprA family A-type flavoprotein produces the protein MRPVEIKEGVHWIGVVDWNCRNFHGYAHSSKGTTYNAFYIEDEKKVLVDTVSKSFESQFLCSLSHLTKLEEIDYIVVNHLEPDHAGCLARMVEVCKPEKIFVSPMGGKALNTFFDCEDWPIHIIKPGEEVSIGKRTLRFYETRMLHWPDNMFTYIPEEKMLFTSDAFGQNIASSERFVDEVSKELVSEQLQQYFANIITPYAPKVMKTLETFAGLNLDLDTVCPDHGLIFRGDDVAYVLEKYTEYANQTPKNKAVIFYDTMWKSTERMANSIASGIASEGVSVKVMAVKANHHSDIMSEVFDSAAVVIGSPTHNNGILPGMADALTYVKGLRPQGKIGACFGSFGWSGECVNILTEWLETMKMEIIEPGIKAKNRPSHDSLKDCFQMGVDIAKAVKAKTGK, from the coding sequence GTGAGACCTGTTGAAATTAAAGAAGGTGTGCATTGGATTGGTGTAGTCGACTGGAATTGTCGTAACTTTCATGGCTATGCCCACTCATCTAAAGGCACAACCTACAATGCTTTCTACATTGAAGATGAGAAAAAGGTGCTGGTTGATACTGTTTCAAAATCATTTGAAAGCCAGTTTCTTTGTTCTTTGTCCCATCTGACTAAACTTGAAGAAATTGATTACATTGTTGTCAACCATCTTGAACCTGATCATGCAGGTTGTCTGGCCCGTATGGTTGAAGTCTGCAAGCCTGAAAAAATCTTTGTTTCTCCAATGGGGGGCAAAGCTCTTAATACTTTTTTTGACTGCGAAGACTGGCCTATTCATATCATCAAGCCCGGTGAAGAAGTTTCTATAGGTAAACGCACTTTGCGTTTTTACGAAACCAGAATGCTGCATTGGCCGGATAATATGTTTACCTACATCCCGGAAGAGAAAATGCTCTTTACCAGTGATGCATTCGGTCAGAACATTGCTTCCAGCGAACGTTTTGTTGATGAAGTTAGCAAAGAGTTGGTTTCTGAACAGTTACAGCAGTATTTTGCTAACATCATTACCCCTTATGCTCCAAAGGTTATGAAAACCCTTGAAACATTTGCTGGTCTTAACCTTGATTTGGACACCGTTTGCCCTGACCACGGTCTTATTTTTAGAGGCGATGATGTCGCTTATGTTCTGGAGAAGTATACTGAGTATGCAAACCAGACTCCTAAAAATAAAGCAGTAATTTTTTACGATACAATGTGGAAATCCACTGAGCGCATGGCTAACTCTATTGCCTCCGGTATTGCTTCTGAAGGTGTGTCCGTAAAGGTCATGGCTGTTAAAGCAAATCACCATAGTGATATTATGAGTGAAGTTTTTGATTCTGCAGCTGTTGTGATCGGTTCTCCAACACACAACAACGGTATTCTGCCCGGTATGGCTGATGCACTCACATATGTGAAAGGTCTGCGTCCTCAGGGTAAGATTGGTGCTTGTTTTGGATCTTTCGGCTGGAGTGGTGAGTGTGTGAATATCCTCACGGAATGGCTGGAGACCATGAAAATGGAAATTATTGAGCCCGGTATTAAAGCTAAAAATCGCCCAAGTCATGACAGTCTTAAGGATTGTTTTCAGATGGGTGTGGACATTGCTAAAGCAGTGAAAGCAAAAACCGGTAAATAG
- the rd gene encoding rubredoxin — translation MKYVCSLCGWVYDPAVGDPDGGIDPGTKFEDIPDDWECPVCGAGKDDFEPED, via the coding sequence ATGAAATATGTATGCTCTCTTTGTGGATGGGTTTATGACCCAGCTGTGGGTGACCCCGATGGTGGAATTGATCCCGGTACTAAATTTGAAGATATTCCTGATGATTGGGAATGTCCTGTCTGTGGAGCAGGAAAAGACGATTTCGAGCCTGAAGATTAA
- a CDS encoding rubredoxin has translation MAEPKDMYQCQVSNCGFIYNPDKGDRKGKIAKGVAFTDLPEDWKCPVCGASKKSFKPLG, from the coding sequence ATGGCTGAACCTAAAGATATGTATCAGTGTCAGGTGTCTAATTGTGGTTTTATCTACAATCCTGATAAGGGTGATCGAAAAGGTAAGATAGCTAAAGGTGTTGCTTTTACTGATCTTCCTGAGGACTGGAAATGTCCGGTCTGCGGAGCTAGTAAAAAATCATTTAAACCTCTTGGCTGA
- a CDS encoding desulfoferrodoxin encodes MAELYEVYKCDACGNITMVIHGGAGELVCCGSPMKLMTENTVDAAKEKHVPVIEKIDGGYKVKVGEVSHPMEEKHWIEWIELACGDTRYFKQLAPGMAPEAEFYGKFDGPVVAREYCNLHGLWKASS; translated from the coding sequence ATGGCTGAATTGTATGAAGTTTATAAATGTGATGCTTGTGGTAACATTACTATGGTTATTCATGGCGGTGCCGGAGAACTGGTTTGCTGTGGAAGCCCGATGAAACTTATGACTGAAAATACAGTTGATGCTGCTAAAGAAAAGCATGTTCCTGTCATTGAAAAAATTGACGGTGGATATAAAGTTAAAGTTGGTGAAGTCTCCCACCCTATGGAAGAAAAACATTGGATCGAGTGGATTGAGCTGGCTTGTGGTGACACTCGTTATTTTAAACAGCTTGCTCCTGGTATGGCTCCCGAAGCTGAATTCTACGGTAAATTTGACGGACCGGTAGTTGCCCGTGAATACTGTAATCTTCATGGCTTGTGGAAAGCTTCCTCTTAA
- the rbr gene encoding rubrerythrin — protein sequence MSGLKGSRTEKNILTAFAGESQARNRYTYFASQAKKEGFVQISKIFEETANQEKEHAKRLFKLLEGGEIEVSASFPAGVVGTTVENLKAAAGGEREEWEHMYPEFAKIAEEEGFNTVAAIFKAIAVAEEFHEKRYLALAKNIDDGKVFKKDGPVVWQCQNCSYIHTGDTAPKQCPACAHPEAHFQLVCENW from the coding sequence ATGTCCGGACTTAAAGGTTCACGTACTGAAAAGAACATTTTGACTGCGTTTGCTGGTGAATCACAGGCACGCAACCGTTACACTTACTTTGCTTCTCAAGCCAAAAAAGAAGGCTTTGTACAGATTTCTAAAATTTTTGAAGAAACTGCAAATCAGGAAAAAGAACATGCAAAACGTTTGTTTAAACTTCTTGAAGGTGGCGAAATTGAAGTTTCAGCTTCCTTTCCCGCAGGCGTAGTAGGAACCACTGTTGAAAATCTTAAGGCTGCAGCCGGTGGTGAAAGAGAAGAGTGGGAGCATATGTATCCTGAGTTCGCTAAAATTGCGGAAGAAGAAGGTTTTAATACTGTCGCAGCAATTTTTAAAGCCATCGCTGTTGCAGAAGAATTTCATGAAAAACGCTATCTTGCCCTTGCAAAGAATATTGATGATGGTAAGGTTTTCAAAAAAGATGGTCCTGTAGTATGGCAATGTCAGAATTGCAGTTATATCCATACTGGGGATACAGCTCCAAAACAGTGTCCTGCCTGTGCACATCCAGAGGCTCATTTTCAGTTGGTCTGTGAAAACTGGTAA
- a CDS encoding Fur family transcriptional regulator, with protein MKIGQRRSKQRELILEELKGLTCHPTADELYELVRKRISNISLGTVYRNLELLAANGVILKIETGGKNRFDGMATPHPHIRCMECGKVDDVKHEVDTPKLDISQSRGYLVKGCSVEYFGLCPECRKDSN; from the coding sequence ATGAAAATAGGACAAAGAAGATCAAAGCAAAGGGAACTCATTCTTGAAGAGCTCAAGGGACTTACTTGCCATCCCACGGCAGACGAGCTGTATGAGTTGGTTCGGAAAAGGATTTCTAATATCAGTCTTGGTACTGTTTATAGAAATCTTGAGCTGCTTGCTGCAAATGGAGTTATCCTTAAGATTGAAACCGGTGGAAAAAACCGGTTTGACGGCATGGCTACACCACATCCGCACATAAGATGCATGGAGTGTGGGAAGGTTGATGATGTGAAGCATGAGGTAGATACTCCTAAGCTGGATATTTCTCAATCTCGTGGATATCTTGTAAAAGGGTGTTCTGTTGAGTATTTTGGCTTATGTCCAGAGTGCAGAAAAGATTCTAACTAA
- a CDS encoding LytR/AlgR family response regulator transcription factor, which produces MPSLKALILHPDASVRSEIRKYLSGSKIVRVLGETISADEALELHKAVGYGIIFLSLEFNEGISGIELAQALGASKHKPGLIFIAEDETKAYLAFELGAIDYLIWPPNKERINKSIERISRFKSHFREIPEPSDWKEPGSGVETGEETLQLSLGEDEQDKFLSALKSAWDFSQTRQPEIEKLPVNQDGRMILIPYTQIIFVEAYEDYSYVHTANQKFLTSHRLKYLEERLGPHRFFRVHRKYLVNLEMVTEIASLPGSNFMLRTAGRTRIELPISRRRIGKLKQILGM; this is translated from the coding sequence TTGCCTAGTCTTAAAGCTCTCATACTGCATCCGGACGCAAGTGTCCGATCTGAAATCCGCAAATATTTAAGTGGATCAAAAATAGTGCGTGTTCTGGGCGAAACTATTTCTGCAGATGAAGCTCTGGAACTCCATAAGGCCGTCGGATATGGAATAATATTCCTCAGCCTTGAATTTAATGAAGGTATCAGTGGAATTGAATTGGCTCAAGCATTAGGTGCAAGCAAGCATAAGCCTGGGCTCATATTTATTGCTGAAGATGAAACTAAAGCGTATCTGGCCTTCGAACTGGGAGCTATTGATTACCTCATTTGGCCCCCAAATAAAGAACGCATTAATAAAAGCATAGAGCGAATTTCACGATTTAAAAGTCATTTCAGAGAAATCCCTGAACCTTCAGACTGGAAAGAACCCGGTTCCGGGGTTGAAACAGGAGAAGAAACGCTGCAACTATCACTTGGCGAAGATGAACAGGATAAATTCCTCTCCGCTCTTAAAAGTGCATGGGATTTTTCACAGACCCGTCAGCCGGAAATTGAAAAACTTCCGGTCAATCAGGATGGGAGAATGATTCTTATACCCTATACTCAGATTATCTTTGTTGAAGCATATGAAGACTATTCATATGTGCATACTGCTAATCAAAAATTCCTTACATCTCATAGATTAAAATATCTTGAAGAGCGTCTCGGCCCGCATCGTTTCTTCAGAGTGCACCGCAAATATTTGGTTAACCTTGAAATGGTAACTGAAATAGCTTCACTTCCAGGCAGTAACTTTATGCTGAGAACAGCAGGACGAACTAGAATTGAATTACCCATCAGCAGGCGAAGAATCGGTAAACTGAAACAAATTCTCGGAATGTAA
- the acs gene encoding acetate--CoA ligase → MEGSVDHKETLDSLLHEERVFRPLPQMIIEAGVNPQDLRAARELADNDLCAYWEEAAEKLDWFTKWEKVLDDSNAPDYRWFAGARCNIVYNALDRHIETVNKNRLALIWEGEPGDSRQYTYYELYRAVNRFANGLKRLGVGKGDHVVLYMPQLPETVISMLACARIGAVHCLVFSGFSARLLRERVRELNPKVVVTVDGFYRNGQVIRLKEEVDRALLDTPQDVPESVVVVHRANVEVDMDSARDCWYEDLVRHERSHAPAEIMAADDPLFILHTSGTTGSPKGMIHSHGGYMVGVHRTFKWVFDLRPTDIFWCSADPGWITGHSYLVYGPLLAGTTTVMYEGHSLYPQADRMWNIISKYGVSIFYTSPTQIRTLMRFGHKYPEQHDLSTLRILGAVGEPFNPEAWIWLYENIGKGQCPVLDTWWQTETGMIMISPMPVSVLKPGSVTRPLPGIYADVVDREGNPVPAGKGGFLVIKKPWPSMFSGVLGDNEAVRNHYWGHIPGMFYAGDVARKDEDGYFWIQGRADDVLNISGHRIGTAEVESALTSHPHVAEAAVIGVADKIKGQVAKAHVTLNHGITESDDLHRELKEHIRRELGPIVIVRSIEFCDELPKTSSGKIKRSALK, encoded by the coding sequence ATGGAGGGCTCCGTGGATCATAAAGAAACACTGGACAGCCTGTTGCACGAAGAAAGGGTCTTCAGACCTCTGCCGCAGATGATTATCGAAGCTGGCGTTAATCCACAGGATTTACGAGCAGCTCGTGAACTTGCGGATAACGACCTTTGCGCATACTGGGAAGAGGCAGCAGAAAAACTCGACTGGTTTACTAAATGGGAAAAGGTACTAGATGACTCTAATGCTCCTGATTACCGATGGTTTGCAGGAGCTCGATGTAATATTGTCTACAATGCCCTTGACCGCCATATCGAGACTGTAAATAAAAACCGCCTTGCTCTTATCTGGGAAGGCGAGCCCGGAGACTCCCGTCAGTACACCTATTACGAACTATACAGAGCCGTTAACCGGTTTGCCAATGGTTTAAAGAGACTTGGCGTTGGAAAAGGTGACCATGTAGTTCTTTATATGCCTCAGCTCCCTGAAACAGTTATATCAATGTTGGCCTGCGCCCGTATCGGGGCTGTACACTGTCTTGTTTTTTCCGGTTTTTCAGCTCGCCTGCTCCGCGAACGTGTCCGTGAACTTAACCCCAAAGTGGTAGTTACAGTAGATGGCTTTTATCGTAACGGTCAGGTTATCAGACTTAAAGAAGAAGTTGACCGTGCCCTTCTCGATACCCCTCAGGATGTACCCGAATCAGTTGTTGTAGTTCATCGGGCTAATGTTGAAGTGGACATGGATTCTGCACGAGACTGCTGGTATGAAGATCTTGTACGCCATGAACGGTCTCATGCCCCTGCAGAAATTATGGCTGCCGATGACCCGCTATTCATATTGCATACATCGGGTACAACCGGTTCACCCAAAGGTATGATTCACTCTCACGGCGGCTATATGGTAGGGGTTCACCGAACCTTCAAGTGGGTTTTTGATTTACGCCCTACAGATATTTTCTGGTGCTCTGCTGATCCGGGCTGGATCACCGGACACAGTTATCTGGTATACGGTCCCCTTCTAGCCGGGACCACTACCGTTATGTATGAGGGACACTCTCTTTACCCACAGGCAGACCGCATGTGGAACATTATTTCCAAGTACGGAGTCTCAATTTTTTACACTTCCCCGACTCAGATAAGAACATTAATGCGCTTCGGACATAAGTATCCGGAACAACATGATCTTTCTACGCTACGCATTCTTGGTGCGGTGGGAGAACCGTTCAACCCTGAAGCATGGATATGGCTCTACGAAAATATCGGTAAGGGGCAGTGTCCGGTTCTCGACACATGGTGGCAGACTGAAACAGGTATGATTATGATCAGTCCTATGCCTGTATCCGTACTCAAACCAGGATCAGTAACCAGGCCTTTACCCGGTATATATGCTGATGTAGTAGACAGAGAGGGAAATCCCGTACCGGCAGGCAAGGGAGGTTTTCTGGTTATCAAAAAACCTTGGCCTTCCATGTTCAGCGGCGTGCTTGGTGACAATGAAGCAGTTCGCAACCATTACTGGGGTCACATTCCCGGAATGTTCTATGCTGGAGATGTCGCCCGCAAAGACGAAGATGGATATTTCTGGATTCAGGGCCGGGCCGATGATGTTCTCAATATTTCAGGACATAGAATTGGAACGGCAGAAGTTGAAAGTGCATTGACCAGCCACCCTCACGTGGCGGAGGCAGCTGTGATCGGTGTTGCTGATAAGATCAAGGGGCAGGTTGCCAAAGCACATGTAACTTTAAATCACGGTATAACTGAATCTGATGATCTGCATAGGGAACTGAAAGAGCACATCCGCCGTGAGCTTGGTCCTATTGTGATAGTTCGCAGCATTGAATTCTGCGATGAACTACCTAAAACATCCAGCGGCAAGATTAAAAGATCCGCTTTAAAATAA